The following coding sequences are from one Ovis canadensis isolate MfBH-ARS-UI-01 breed Bighorn chromosome 25, ARS-UI_OviCan_v2, whole genome shotgun sequence window:
- the TMEM254 gene encoding transmembrane protein 254 isoform X2 produces the protein MAAKSEAGGAAASYFRVARPLPSLVTVLVLGYFGWVLFWPESVPYQSLGPLGPFTQYLLKHYHTLMHGCYWLAWMIHVGESLYAIVLCKSKGITNTWTQLLWFLQTFLFGMASLYYLIAFRPKRQKQT, from the exons ATGGCGGCGAAGTCGGAGGCTGGTGGGGCTGCTGCCTCCTACTTCCGTGTAGCCAGACCCCTGCCCTCGCTGGTCACGGTCCTGGTGCTGGGATATTTCGGG TGGGTGCTCTTCTGGCCTGAGAGTGTTCCTTATCAGAGCCTGGGACCCCTGGGCCCCTTCACTCAGTACCTGCTGAAGCATTATCACACCCTCATGCATGGTTG TTATTGGCTTGCCTGGATGATTCACGTGGGAGAGTCGTTGTATGCCATTGTATTGTGCAA gtCTAAAGGCATCACGAATACTTGGACCCAACTGCTCTGGTTCCTACAGACGTTCCTTTTTGGGATGGCATCTCTCTATTATTTGATTGCTTTTAGACCAAAACGCCAAAAACAAACTTAA
- the TMEM254 gene encoding transmembrane protein 254 isoform X1, which produces MCAAAMGKATGDEAYFQRSSLFCVTVIILSFGYYTWVLFWPESVPYQSLGPLGPFTQYLLKHYHTLMHGCYWLAWMIHVGESLYAIVLCKSKGITNTWTQLLWFLQTFLFGMASLYYLIAFRPKRQKQT; this is translated from the exons ATGTGCGCTGCAGCGATGGGGAAGGCGACAGGAGATGAGGCCTACTTCCAGAGGAGCAGTCTGTTCTGCGTTACTGTCATCATCCTCTCTTTTGGCTATTACACG TGGGTGCTCTTCTGGCCTGAGAGTGTTCCTTATCAGAGCCTGGGACCCCTGGGCCCCTTCACTCAGTACCTGCTGAAGCATTATCACACCCTCATGCATGGTTG TTATTGGCTTGCCTGGATGATTCACGTGGGAGAGTCGTTGTATGCCATTGTATTGTGCAA gtCTAAAGGCATCACGAATACTTGGACCCAACTGCTCTGGTTCCTACAGACGTTCCTTTTTGGGATGGCATCTCTCTATTATTTGATTGCTTTTAGACCAAAACGCCAAAAACAAACTTAA
- the TMEM254 gene encoding transmembrane protein 254 isoform X3 has protein sequence MCAAAMGKATGDEAYFQRSSLFCVTVIILSFGYYTWVLFWPESVPYQSLGPLGPFTQYLLKHYHTLMHGWSKGITNTWTQLLWFLQTFLFGMASLYYLIAFRPKRQKQT, from the exons ATGTGCGCTGCAGCGATGGGGAAGGCGACAGGAGATGAGGCCTACTTCCAGAGGAGCAGTCTGTTCTGCGTTACTGTCATCATCCTCTCTTTTGGCTATTACACG TGGGTGCTCTTCTGGCCTGAGAGTGTTCCTTATCAGAGCCTGGGACCCCTGGGCCCCTTCACTCAGTACCTGCTGAAGCATTATCACACCCTCATGCATGGTTG gtCTAAAGGCATCACGAATACTTGGACCCAACTGCTCTGGTTCCTACAGACGTTCCTTTTTGGGATGGCATCTCTCTATTATTTGATTGCTTTTAGACCAAAACGCCAAAAACAAACTTAA